The following are encoded in a window of Mustela nigripes isolate SB6536 chromosome 3, MUSNIG.SB6536, whole genome shotgun sequence genomic DNA:
- the INO80D gene encoding INO80 complex subunit D: MYEGKHIHFSEVDNKPLCSYSPKLCKQRRLNGYAFCIRHVLEDKTAPFKQCEYVAKYNSQRCTNPIPKSEDRRYCNSHLQVLGFIPKKERKKKNDPIDEVKVRHQMDTMAFSLTVPPLALKMPNGLDGMSLSPPGARVPLHYLETELEDPFAFNEEDDDLKKGATVRKKLQSKLAQNRQRQRETEILKVRQEHFSPPPAPSQQQPPQQHSRLSPLSTSLKPPAPPPPQGLVCKSPPPPNTSLPMQGVAPTTHTIAQARQWSHKRPLPLLPSSRAPAADPPRTDRVLMKATAFSPHFSCISRLQRLVKLCTQKHQLDTDLFPHLGLDWSEESGEEPEDSEQASPYRVAWSIRETLRYERHTSDDDDTESRSSRVTQLCTYFQQKYKHLCRLERAESRQKKCRHTFRKALLQAASREPESTGQLMQELQRAACGRTSMSRTKLRAIEPAACSGTVKGERCPNKALPFTRHCFQHILLNRSQQLFSSCTAKFADGQQCSVPVFDITHQTPLCEEHAKKMDNFLRGDSSRKVQHQQQRKPRKKTKPPALTKKHKKKRRRGPRRPQKPIPPAVPQGNLSMPTSVSLPVEAVQIRSPSTPELSADELPDDIANEITDIPHDLELNQEDFSDVLPRLPDDLQDFDFFEGKNGDLLPTTEEAEELERALQAVTSLECLSTIGVLTQSDGVPVQELSDRGIGVFSTGSGASGIQSLSREVNTDLGELLNGRIVHDNFSSLELDENLLRSATLSNPPTPLAGQIQGQFSAPANVGLTSATLISQSALGERAFPGQFHGLHDGSHASQRPHPAQLLSKADDLITSRQQYSSDHSHSSPHGSHYDSEHVPSPYSDHITSPHTTSFSGENMAATFSAEMPIMAQHLLPAQLEVPLGGVVNPRTHWGSLPVNLGEPSPFSNLLGADGHLLSTSLSTPPTTSNSETTQPAFATVTPSSSSVLPGLPQTSFSGMGPSAELMASTSPKQQLPQFSAAFGHQLSSHSGIPKDLQPSHSSIAPPTGFTVTGATATSTNNASSPFPSPN; the protein is encoded by the exons GTACTGCAACAGCCACTTGCAGGTACTTGGCTTTATCccgaaaaaagagaggaagaaaaagaatgatccTATAGATGAGGTGAAGGTCAGGCACCAGATGGATACCATGGCCTTTAGCCTGACGGTGCCCCCGTTGGCCCTGAAGATGCCCAATGGACTGGATGGCATGTCCCTCTCTCCACCTGGGGCTAGGGTCCCTCTCCACTACCTGGAAACCGAGTTGGAAGACCCATTCGCTTTCAACGAGGAAGATGACGACCTAAAGAAAGGGGCAACTGTGAGAAAGAAGTTGCAGAGCAAGTTGGCCCAGAATCGGCAGCGCCAGAGAGAGACCGAGATTTTGAAAGTCCGACAAGAGCACTTTAGTCCCCCTCCTGCGCCCTCACAGCAGCAGCCCCCGCAGCAGCACTCCCGCCTGTCCCCTTTATCCACTTCTTTGAAACCTCCAGCGCCACCGCCACCGCAGGGTTTAGTCTGCAAGTCGCCTCCACCTCCGAACACCAGCCTACCAATGCAGGGAGTGGCCCCCACCACGCACACTATAGCACAAGCAAGGCAGTGGTCCCACAAGAGGCCGCTGCCCCTCCTGCCATCCAGTAGGGCTCCCGCCGCGGACCCGCCCAGGACTGACCGGGTCCTCATGAAAGCCACAGCCTTCTCGCCACACTTCTCCTGTATAAGTCGCCTGCAGAGACTGGTGAAACTGTGCACCCAGAAACATCAGCTGGACACTGATCTGTTTCCCCATTTAG GGTTGGACTGGTCGGAAGAGAGCGGAGAGGAGCCAGAGGACTCAGAGCAGGCCTCACCGTACCGGGTGGCGTGGTCCATCCGAGAAACCCTCAGATACGAGAGACATAC GTCCGATGACGATGATACGGAGAGTAGGAGCTCCAGGGTGACCCAACTTTGCACTTACTTTCAGCAGAAATATAAGCACCTCTGCCGCCTGGAGCGGGCAGAATCTCGTCAAAAGAAATGCCGGCACACGTTTAGGAAAGCTTTGCTGCAGGCGGCCAGCCGCGAACCGGAGAGCACCGGCCAGCTGATGCAGGAGCTGCAGCGGGCTGCGTGCGGCCGGACCAG CATGAGCCGGACCAAGTTGAGGGCAATAGAGCCAGCCGCGTGCAGTGGAACCGTGAAGGGTGAACGATGCCCTAACAAAGCCCTTCCATTCACCAGACACTGTTTCCAGC ATATCCTCTTGAACCGCTCTCAGCAGCTTTTCTCAAGTTGCACAGCCAAGTTCGCAGACGGACAGCAGTGCTCTGTGCCCGTGTTCGACATTACACACCAGACCCCGCTGTGTGAAGAACATGCCAAAAAAATG GATAATTTCTTGAGAGGAGATAGCTCCCGTAAAGTTCAGCACCAGCAGCAGAGGAAACCCAGGAAAAAAACCAAGCCTCCTGCACTTaccaaaaaacacaagaagaaGAGAAGGCGTGGACCTCGTCGACCCCAAAAACCCATCCCCCCTGCAGTACCCCAAGGGAACCTCAGCATGCCCACCAGCGTCTCACTGCCAGTGGAGGCTGTTCAGATCCG GAGCCCGTCCACGCCAGAGCTGAGTGCTGATGAGTTGCCGGATGACATTGCCAATGAGATCACTGACATTCCACATGACTTGGAATTGAACCAGGAGGACTTTTCAGACGTCCTGCCACGGCTACCTGATGACTTacaagattttgatttttttgaag GAAAGAATGGAGACCTCCTTCCGACTACCGAAGAGGCCGAGGAACTCGAACGGGCCTTGCAGGCTGTAACTTCTCTTGAGTGCCTGAGTACCATTGGGGTACTTACCCAGTCAGACGGTGTGCCAGTCCAGGAGTTGTCCGATCGAGGAATAGGGGTGTTCTCCACAGGTAGTGGAGCTTCAGGAATTCAGTCCCTGAGCCGAGAAGTGAACACGGACCTAGGGGAGCTATTGAATGGGCGCATAGTACATGATAATTTTTCTAGTCTAGAGCTGGATGAGAACCTGCTCCGTTCTGCTACCTTGTCTAACCCACCTACACCCCTGGCAGGGCAGATCCAGGGGCAGTTCTCTGCCCCAGCCAACGTTGGCCTTACTTCTGCCACTCTGATCAGCCAGAGTGCACTTGGGGAGAGAGCCTTCCCAGGACAGTTTCATGGACTACACGACGGCAGCCATGCCTCCCAGAGGCCACATCCTGCCCAGCTGCTGAGCAAGGCAGATGACCTAATCACCTCACGACAGCAATACAGCAGTGATCATTCACACTCCTCGCCCCATGGAAGCCATTACGACAGCGAGCACGTGCCGTCTCCCTACAGTGACCACATCACCTCTCCCCACACGACGTCTTTCTCTGGTGAGAATATGGCAGCTACCTTTTCGGCAGAGATGCCCATCATGGCGCAGCACTTGCTCCCAGCCCAACTCGAGGTGCCCCTTGGAGGAGTCGTCAACCCCAGAACTCACTGGGGCAGTCTCCCTGTCAACCTCGGAGAGCCCTCTCCATTCAGCAACCTTCTCGGCGCAGATGGCCATCTCCTCTCCACTTCCCTCTCCACGCCACCCACCACTTCGAACTCAGAGACCACACAGCCTGCCTTCGCCACTGTGACCCCCAGCAGCTCCAGCGTGCTCCCGGGGTTACCGCAGACCAGCTTCAGTGGCATGGGGCCTTCTGCTGAACTCATGGCCTCCACCTCCCCCAAGCAGCAGCTCCCTCAGTTCAGCGCAGCCTTCGGCCACCAGCTGAGTTCTCACAGTGGCATCCCTAAGGACCTGCAGCCCAGCCACAGCTCGATAGCCCCTCCTACAGGCTTCACAGTAACAGGTGCCACAGCTACAAGTACCAATAATGcgtcctctccctttccctcccctaaCTGA
- the LOC132012841 gene encoding iron-sulfur cluster co-chaperone protein HscB-like: MWGRRAGALLRVRGLWPAGVLGRRPLSCSAASLAGNSSPQCWNCGGPGSHMRGDGFFCPQCHALQPPDPTRDYFSLLDCNRAFRVDTAKLQTRYQEIQRLVHPDFFSQRSQTEKDFSEKHSTLVNDAYKTLLAPLSRGLYLLKLHGVEIPEGTDYEMDRQFLMEIMEINEKLAEAQSEAAMKEIESIVRAKQKELTDNVSRAFEQDDLEKAKEMLTKMRYFSNVEEKIKLKKIPF; encoded by the coding sequence ATGTGGGGCAGGAGAGCTGGCGCCTTGCTCCGGGTGCGAGGCCTGTGGCCGGCAGGGGTCCTCGGAAGGAGACCGCTAAGCTGCAGTGCTGCGTCTCTGGCGGGAAACAGTTCCCCCCAGTGTTGGAACTGCGGTGGCCCAGGGAGCCACATGCGTGGGGACGGGTTCTTCTGTCCACAGTGCCACGCGCTGCAGCCACCTGACCCCACTCGAGATTACTTCAGCCTCCTGGACTGCAACCGTGCCTTCAGAGTTGACACAGCAAAGCTTCAGACTAGGTACCAGGAAATACAGCGTCTTGTCCACCCTGATTTCTTCAGCCAGAGGTCTCAGACTGAAAAGGACTTCTCAGAGAAGCATTCAACCCTGGTGAATGATGCCTATAAGACCCTTCTGGCTCCCCTGAGCAGGGGACTATACCTTCTAAAGCTCCATGGAGTAGAGATTCCTGAAGGGACAGATTATGAAATGGACAGGCAGTTCCTCATGGAAATaatggaaatcaatgaaaaactTGCAGAAGCTCAAAGTGAAGCTGCCATGAAAGAGATTGAATCTATTGTCAGAGCTAAACAGAAAGAACTGACTGACAATGTGAGCAGAGCTTTTGAACAAGATGATTTGGAAAAAGCCAAGGAAATGTTAACAAAGATGAGATACTTTTCAAATGTAGAAGAAAAGATCAAGTTAAAGAAGATTCCCTTCTAA